ACCGATTATCTGGCCTTCTATCCACAACATTTGGACTGTTTTTTGGATGACGAACCGGTAACCCCACAACCAGGAGGATTTTATGCTGGCTGGATTACCAAAGATGTGGTGGGGCCCTTTAAGGGAGAACCTGGGACCGGGCATTGGTAAGCGCTCCAAGGAAGACAGGGAAGACCTTTGGGATTAGGGCAATTCCTGTTGAATCAAACGGATTTACGCAAAAGGGGACCATAACTGGTTTCTGTCACTTTAAAAATCCAGTATCTTTAAGCCAATGGCATTTTTGGAGAATCCCATTTACGTGCTTTCTATGCTCGCCTTAATGGTGATGTTAGCCGTTTATGTGGAAAGGACATCCTTTGGAAGGCCTCTCGGAGCAGCTTTGTTAGCCATTGTTTTTACGGCCATCATTGCCAATATGGGACTTATCCCCAGTGCGTCCAACACTATTTTTCTCTATGAGGGCATCTTTACCTACGTGGCACCCCTCTCCATTTTTTACTTGATGTTGGGCGTGAATCTCAAGGCCATCAAAAAAGCAGGGCTTCCTATGATAGGTTTATTCGTTTTGGGTTCATTGGCCACGGTAGTCGGGATTCTAGTGGCTTGGCACCTTATTTCGCCAGAAGGGGTATTGGGTGAAAATGGACCCATAATCGCCGGAATGTTAACGGGCACGTACACTGGAGGCAGTGTCAATTTCAATGCCATCGCCCTGGAATATGATTTTCAAAAACAGGGGGCCCTTTATGCGGGCACCATAGCTGTGGATAATGTGGTCACTACCGTCTGGATCGTAGTTACCCTGGCCATGCCCCGAATACTAAAGAAGTTCTGGAAAGATAAAAAAGGAACTGCTCCAAAGAACACCGAGGAACATGGGCAAAAAGACAATGGTATGGATTTAAATTCCCTGATGTGGCTTCTTTTTTTGGGATTGGCTGCGTTTTTTATCTCAGAAGCACTATCCAAAATCCTTCCCGAACTGCCCAGTATCCTTACCCTAACGACCCTGGGGGTTATTTTGGCCCAAACCCCTTTTGTCTCAAAACTCAATGGTGCCCATACCTTGGGACTGTATTCCGTATATCTTTTTTTGGCCGTAATCGGTGCGTATTGTGAAATCAATGCCGTTTTGGAACTCAAGACTTTGGGTCTTACACTCTTCCTATTCACTGCTACCGTGGTCCTTATCCATGGAATTACGACCATTCTATTGGGGGGACTGTTGTATCGGGATTGGAGTATGATTGCCATTGCGAGTCAGGCCAATATTGGCGGTGGACCCACGGCCCTGGCCCTTGCAGAAACCTTTGGGCGGAAGGAATTGATGCTCCCCGCAATACTGGTGGGCACCCTTGGTAACGCCCTGGGTACGTATTTTGGTTTTTTGGTGATTCAATTTTTATAGCGGTATGAAACAATTTGCCTGTATTTTTTTGTTTTTAATGATTTCACTTCCTCTGTTTTCACAGGAAAGCCTCCGCGATCATGGAGTGGACATCGGCGTTTTACGAACCGGGGAAGGTAACGCCATAACCGATGTTCCCGGGGTCCAGGTAGGGCATTTTACCTTGGTGGAAGGGGACTCCATTAGAACTGGGGTCACGGCCATATTGCCACATGATGGAAATCTGTTTCAGGAAAAGGTTCCCGCTGCCATCCATATTGGCAATGGGTTTGGGAAACTGGCTGGCTATACCCAGGTCCGGGAATTGG
The sequence above is a segment of the Muricauda sp. SCSIO 64092 genome. Coding sequences within it:
- a CDS encoding DUF819 domain-containing protein, giving the protein MAFLENPIYVLSMLALMVMLAVYVERTSFGRPLGAALLAIVFTAIIANMGLIPSASNTIFLYEGIFTYVAPLSIFYLMLGVNLKAIKKAGLPMIGLFVLGSLATVVGILVAWHLISPEGVLGENGPIIAGMLTGTYTGGSVNFNAIALEYDFQKQGALYAGTIAVDNVVTTVWIVVTLAMPRILKKFWKDKKGTAPKNTEEHGQKDNGMDLNSLMWLLFLGLAAFFISEALSKILPELPSILTLTTLGVILAQTPFVSKLNGAHTLGLYSVYLFLAVIGAYCEINAVLELKTLGLTLFLFTATVVLIHGITTILLGGLLYRDWSMIAIASQANIGGGPTALALAETFGRKELMLPAILVGTLGNALGTYFGFLVIQFL